The following coding sequences lie in one Apium graveolens cultivar Ventura chromosome 3, ASM990537v1, whole genome shotgun sequence genomic window:
- the LOC141714305 gene encoding nuclear transcription factor Y subunit B-1-like, whose protein sequence is MTGKRKQTSPVGSPSSGNISDGSSKDQDKFLPIANVSRIMKKSLPANAKISKEAKETVQECVSEFISFITGEASDKCQREKRKTINGDDLLWAMTTLGFENYVGTLKIYLNKYREVEDKNGMATTNSPTNTTSSVSEFNTATTSRPDFNTYYSLGEQVHEKSYGENMMMNINGGFSIADRNGNGGIIANPPIHHGVEW, encoded by the coding sequence ATGACAGGGAAAAGGAAGCAAACTAGCCCGGTCGGAAGCCCGTCTTCCGGCAACATCTCAGACGGCTCTTCTAAAGACCAAGACAAGTTTCTTCCCATAGCCAACGTCAGCCGCATCATGAAAAAATCCCTACCAGCCAATGCAAAGATTTCGAAAGAAGCTAAGGAGACGGTGCAAGAATGTGTTTCGGAGTTCATTAGCTTCATCACGGGAGAAGCTTCCGATAAATGTCAAAGAGAAAAGAGGAAGACTATCAATGGAGATGATCTCTTATGGGCCATGACAACTTTAGGGTTTGAGAATTATGTTGGAACATTGAAAATTTATCTCAACAAGTATAGAGAAGTTGAAGATAAAAATGGCATGGCTACTACCAACTCACCTACTAATACTACTAGTAGTGTTAGTGAGTTTAATACGGCTACTACTTCTAGGCCGGATTTCAATACATATTATTCACTAGGAGAAcaagttcatgagaaaagttaTGGAGAAAACATGATGATGAATATTAATGGTGGTTTTAGTATCGCTGATAGGAATGGTAATGGTGGGATTATAGCTAATCCTCCTATACATCATGGGGTTGAATGGTAG